The following proteins come from a genomic window of bacterium:
- a CDS encoding VOC family protein codes for MYISVVTLFVNDVDRAIDFYTKKLNWEKTMDAPMGDGTHQPGVRPSVLGHSG; via the coding sequence GTGTATATCTCGGTGGTGACGCTATTCGTTAACGATGTCGATCGGGCGATTGATTTCTACACGAAGAAGCTCAATTGGGAAAAAACCATGGATGCCCCGATGGGCGATGGCACACATCAGCCAGGAGTTCGGCCAAGTGTAT
- a CDS encoding RNA polymerase sigma factor, giving the protein MGGDTADLAHQAIDVVYRSESRRVLATLIRLLGDFDLAEEALHDAFVAATEQWPRDGVPANPRAWLVSTGRFKAVDALRRRTRFDASLPKLAEQLDAGTGDVSGWTGEDLEDDRLRLIFTCCHPALPPEARMALTLREVCGLTTEEIGRAFLTGAATVAQRIVRAKRKIRDARIPYRIPSRTDLPGRLDSVLRVIYLVFTEGYAASSGASLTRPDLSGEAIRLGRLLMELLPEPEVVGLLALMVLHESRREARTSPEGELILLDAQDRSLWNRDQIAEGVGLVQRALASPGFGPYTLQAAIAAVHAEAASTATTDWDRIVDLYDILVGVDPSPVVELNRAVAVAMRDGPSAGLVLIDALLTRGDLGDYHLAHAARADLCRRLGRTAEARAAYERALGFARQDPERRFLERRLLELRH; this is encoded by the coding sequence ATGGGCGGCGACACAGCCGATCTGGCGCACCAGGCGATAGACGTCGTCTATCGGTCAGAATCGCGCCGCGTCCTGGCGACGCTGATCCGGTTGCTCGGCGACTTCGACCTCGCCGAGGAGGCACTTCACGATGCCTTTGTGGCGGCGACGGAACAATGGCCGCGGGACGGCGTACCCGCCAACCCGCGGGCATGGCTCGTGTCGACCGGGCGCTTCAAGGCCGTAGACGCGCTGCGCCGGCGAACTCGGTTCGATGCTTCCTTGCCGAAACTCGCCGAGCAACTGGACGCCGGCACCGGGGATGTTTCCGGATGGACCGGCGAGGATCTCGAAGACGACCGGTTGCGTCTTATCTTCACCTGCTGTCACCCTGCCTTGCCGCCAGAGGCGCGGATGGCGCTGACCCTGCGCGAGGTATGTGGACTTACGACCGAGGAGATTGGCCGTGCGTTCCTTACCGGCGCCGCCACGGTGGCCCAGCGCATTGTCCGCGCGAAGAGGAAGATCCGCGACGCGCGCATCCCCTATCGGATACCCTCACGAACGGATCTTCCCGGGCGGCTGGACAGCGTGCTCCGCGTCATCTATCTGGTGTTCACTGAGGGCTACGCCGCGTCATCGGGCGCCTCGCTGACGCGGCCCGACCTTTCGGGCGAAGCGATCCGCCTTGGACGGCTCCTCATGGAACTACTGCCGGAGCCGGAGGTGGTGGGACTTCTGGCGTTGATGGTGCTGCACGAATCGCGCCGGGAAGCGCGCACTTCACCGGAGGGCGAGTTGATTCTGCTGGACGCCCAGGACCGATCGCTCTGGAATCGGGATCAGATCGCGGAGGGGGTGGGACTCGTACAACGGGCGCTGGCGTCGCCCGGGTTCGGTCCCTACACACTCCAAGCGGCGATCGCGGCCGTGCATGCCGAGGCGGCCTCCACCGCAACAACGGACTGGGACCGAATCGTCGATCTGTACGATATCCTGGTAGGGGTAGATCCTTCCCCCGTGGTGGAACTGAACCGCGCCGTGGCGGTCGCGATGCGCGACGGCCCTTCGGCTGGGCTTGTGTTGATCGATGCCCTGCTGACGCGCGGTGATCTGGGCGACTACCATCTCGCGCACGCGGCACGGGCGGATTTGTGCCGGCGACTTGGGAGAACGGCGGAGGCCCGCGCCGCCTATGAACGCGCCCTCGGCTTCGCGCGGCAGGATCCGGAACGGCGGTTTCTCGAGCGGCGGCTTCTCGAGCTTCGGCACTGA
- a CDS encoding YciI family protein — protein sequence MKYMLLVYGDERASDEAEKERCYQESTQLAHQIRSTGRYLAAAPLHSVSTATSVRVRDGKSLVTDGPFAETREQLGGYFIVDVRDLDEAIDLAGRLPGARLGTVEIRPIMEIPGLPSH from the coding sequence ATGAAATACATGCTGTTGGTGTACGGTGATGAGCGGGCGTCGGATGAGGCCGAGAAGGAGCGGTGTTATCAGGAATCCACGCAGCTTGCCCACCAAATCAGATCGACCGGACGGTATCTCGCCGCCGCCCCGCTACACTCTGTATCGACGGCGACGAGCGTCCGCGTGCGCGACGGCAAATCGCTCGTAACTGACGGACCGTTCGCGGAGACGCGAGAACAACTCGGTGGCTACTTCATTGTCGACGTTAGGGATCTCGACGAGGCAATCGACCTCGCGGGCCGGCTCCCGGGCGCACGCTTGGGGACCGTGGAAATTCGGCCGATCATGGAGATCCCCGGCTTGCCTTCGCACTAG
- a CDS encoding YciI family protein, giving the protein MKYVCLLYNAEEKLGTMVKGDRETLVSEILSCVEELKQQGHFIACQVLQSVRSATSVRVRGGRVTATEGPVIDADEQLAGFILIDARDLNEAIQVASRMPVARLGSIEVRPVRESDRNERWALP; this is encoded by the coding sequence ATGAAATACGTATGCTTGCTCTACAATGCGGAAGAAAAGTTGGGCACCATGGTCAAGGGCGACCGAGAGACCCTCGTGAGCGAGATCCTATCCTGTGTCGAGGAACTCAAGCAGCAGGGCCACTTTATAGCCTGCCAGGTCCTCCAAAGCGTTCGGTCGGCCACGAGCGTGCGGGTCAGGGGCGGCAGGGTGACCGCGACAGAGGGTCCCGTCATCGACGCCGACGAGCAGTTGGCCGGCTTCATTCTCATCGACGCTCGAGACCTGAACGAGGCGATCCAGGTGGCGTCAAGAATGCCAGTGGCGCGCTTGGGAAGCATCGAGGTGCGGCCGGTCAGGGAATCCGACCGGAACGAGCGGTGGGCCCTCCCCTGA
- a CDS encoding DoxX family protein, producing the protein MRIRVGGVISALAVLFLLFDGTIHLLRPTPVVEAFDQLGYPVSLAPGIGVVELACVVLYVIPRTSILGAVVLTGYLGGALAAQLRVGHPLFTETLFPFYVGMLVWGGLTVRDHQLGTLFPLRR; encoded by the coding sequence ATGAGGATCAGGGTCGGGGGAGTCATCAGCGCGCTGGCCGTGCTGTTCCTCCTCTTCGATGGCACCATCCACCTGCTGAGGCCGACGCCGGTTGTGGAAGCATTCGATCAACTAGGGTATCCTGTAAGCCTCGCACCCGGTATCGGAGTAGTGGAGCTCGCTTGCGTCGTGCTTTATGTGATCCCCCGCACCTCGATTCTCGGCGCCGTCGTCCTGACCGGCTATTTGGGAGGCGCACTCGCCGCCCAGCTGCGCGTCGGCCATCCACTCTTCACTGAGACCCTTTTCCCGTTCTACGTGGGCATGCTAGTCTGGGGAGGGCTGACCGTGCGTGACCACCAGCTGGGGACACTGTTTCCGCTGCGACGCTAA
- a CDS encoding DoxX family protein, producing the protein MQAQPYLFFDARCRQAPARRRSMLTRALWTVQGLLALIFLFAGGMKLALPLQALTGQIALPGPFVRFIGVAEVLGAIGLILPGILHIRPDLTPLAGAGLTIVMVGATVYTLTTAGAGPALIPLGVGLLAVFVACGRWQLLDESRKIERRVD; encoded by the coding sequence ATGCAAGCTCAACCTTACCTGTTCTTCGATGCCCGCTGCCGGCAGGCGCCCGCGCGGAGGAGGTCGATGCTGACCCGCGCACTGTGGACCGTCCAAGGGCTGCTCGCTCTGATCTTTCTGTTCGCTGGTGGCATGAAGTTGGCCCTCCCGCTCCAGGCGCTGACCGGCCAGATCGCGCTGCCGGGTCCGTTCGTGCGGTTTATCGGGGTCGCCGAGGTGCTTGGGGCGATCGGCCTAATCCTCCCCGGGATCCTGCACATCCGGCCGGATCTGACGCCGCTGGCGGGAGCCGGGCTGACGATCGTCATGGTCGGTGCGACGGTGTACACGTTGACCACTGCCGGTGCGGGGCCTGCGCTGATCCCGTTGGGGGTGGGGCTCCTCGCAGTGTTCGTCGCCTGCGGCCGTTGGCAACTTCTTGATGAATCAAGGAAAATCGAAAGGCGAGTCGATTGA